In a single window of the Bradyrhizobium erythrophlei genome:
- a CDS encoding efflux RND transporter periplasmic adaptor subunit: protein MKTIARVLITLVLVSAGSVAGYELWDYYMLSPWTRDARVQADVVSIAPDVSGFVEDLKVKDNQFVHKGDVLFVLDQERYTRALASAEANAAARQAEMGMRQHEAARRAKLTTLSISVEAQDDAMLTANIAAASYQQALVDRSTAQLNLDRTVVRAPVNGFVTNLTLDTGQYASIGTKVMALIDSDSYRVTGYFEETKIPAVKQSGGDVDIYLMSGGPLLRGHVDSISRGITDRDNPAGPELLANANPTFEWVRLAQRIPVRIHIDDVPKGVLISSGMTCTVVVQAAPHQRAILAALRGWHTAAREAPNGHGRVGLRADSASDAANLQRSFR from the coding sequence ATGAAAACCATCGCCCGTGTGCTGATCACCCTCGTCCTCGTATCCGCCGGCTCCGTCGCCGGATACGAGCTTTGGGATTACTACATGCTATCCCCGTGGACCCGCGATGCCCGTGTGCAGGCCGACGTGGTATCGATCGCACCAGACGTGTCGGGTTTTGTCGAGGATCTCAAGGTCAAGGACAACCAGTTCGTTCACAAAGGCGACGTCCTGTTCGTGCTCGATCAGGAGCGCTATACCCGGGCCCTCGCCTCGGCCGAGGCGAATGCCGCGGCCCGCCAGGCAGAGATGGGGATGCGCCAGCACGAGGCCGCGCGGCGCGCAAAATTGACCACATTATCGATCTCCGTCGAGGCGCAAGATGACGCCATGCTTACTGCCAACATCGCAGCCGCCTCCTACCAGCAGGCACTTGTCGATCGCTCGACCGCCCAGCTCAACCTCGATCGGACCGTTGTGCGCGCGCCGGTCAATGGGTTTGTCACCAACCTCACCCTCGATACCGGTCAATACGCCTCGATCGGCACCAAGGTCATGGCTCTGATAGACAGCGACTCTTACCGGGTTACTGGGTATTTCGAGGAAACCAAGATCCCGGCGGTGAAGCAGAGCGGCGGCGACGTCGATATTTATCTGATGAGCGGCGGCCCCTTGCTGCGCGGCCATGTCGATAGCATCAGCCGCGGCATCACCGATCGCGACAATCCCGCCGGTCCCGAGCTTCTGGCAAATGCCAATCCGACCTTCGAGTGGGTCCGGCTCGCTCAGCGGATCCCAGTGCGTATTCATATCGATGATGTGCCGAAGGGTGTGCTGATCAGCTCAGGCATGACCTGCACCGTCGTCGTCCAGGCGGCGCCGCACCAAAGGGCGATCCTCGCGGCACTGCGCGGATGGCACACAGCGGCGCGAGAAGCACCCAACGGACATGGCCGGGTTGGTTTGCGGGCCGATAGCGCTTCTGACGCTGCGAACTTGCAAAGAAGTTTTCGATGA
- a CDS encoding DUF1656 domain-containing protein, with protein MLREISLFGAGVPSLLLYFLAAIPLFFVIDQLASALELYRIVWHPPLVRLALFVCLFSGLVLLPRP; from the coding sequence ATGCTGCGTGAAATTAGCCTCTTTGGCGCAGGCGTGCCGTCGCTTTTGCTTTATTTCCTGGCGGCGATCCCGCTGTTTTTCGTGATCGATCAACTCGCATCGGCACTCGAACTCTATCGCATCGTCTGGCATCCCCCACTGGTTCGACTCGCCCTTTTTGTCTGCCTCTTTTCGGGGCTCGTCCTATTGCCAAGACCATGA
- a CDS encoding IS1182 family transposase — protein sequence MKRFVEGADRGQSTLLPECLDEWVEESNCVRVVDCFVDGLDLADLGFEGVEPAATGRPAYHPSVLLKLYIYGYLNRVQSSRRLEREAGRNLEVIWLLGRLVPDDKVIADFRKDNGPAIRRACASFVNLCRQMGLLAKASVAIDGSKFKAVNNRDRNFTRGKIDRRRAQLEESVARYLSQLDTADRQEPSEVLVLKTTRLKEKLDKLKEEMGKLAAYEKQMLASPDHQISLTDPDSRSMATSGRGSGVVGYNVQVAVDTVNHLIVTHDVTNIGSDRSQLANVAREAKAVLQVDKLEAVADRGYFNGEEILACEQAGICVTLPKPMTSGAKSEGRFGKQDFVYVPEEDVYRCPAGEKLKFHYANEEHGQKMRRYWTNACKTCAIKDQCTTGKERRITRWEHEHVLEIVQQRLDQDPQAMRRRRETVEHPFGTLKMRMGATHFLMKTLPKVASEMALSVLAYNLTRVMNIVGTRALLAAIRA from the coding sequence ATGAAACGCTTCGTTGAGGGTGCCGATCGCGGACAATCGACGTTGTTGCCGGAATGCCTCGATGAGTGGGTCGAGGAGAGCAATTGCGTTCGTGTGGTGGATTGCTTTGTCGACGGGCTCGATCTGGCCGATCTCGGTTTCGAAGGCGTCGAGCCTGCAGCGACAGGCCGGCCTGCCTACCACCCCTCGGTTCTTCTGAAGCTTTACATCTACGGCTATCTCAACCGAGTGCAGTCGAGCCGCCGGCTTGAGCGCGAAGCCGGCCGAAACCTGGAAGTCATATGGCTACTCGGTCGGCTCGTTCCCGATGACAAGGTGATTGCCGATTTCCGCAAGGACAATGGCCCGGCGATCCGCAGGGCATGCGCGAGCTTCGTCAATCTCTGTCGCCAGATGGGTCTGTTGGCGAAGGCGAGCGTCGCGATCGACGGCAGCAAGTTCAAAGCGGTCAATAATCGAGATCGCAATTTTACCCGGGGGAAGATCGATCGCCGGCGCGCGCAACTCGAGGAGAGTGTGGCGCGGTATCTCTCCCAGCTCGATACGGCGGATAGGCAGGAACCGTCCGAAGTGCTGGTGCTCAAGACGACGCGGCTCAAGGAGAAGCTCGACAAGCTGAAAGAGGAAATGGGCAAACTCGCAGCCTACGAGAAGCAAATGTTGGCCTCGCCGGATCACCAAATCTCGCTCACTGATCCCGATAGCCGCTCGATGGCAACAAGTGGGCGTGGCTCGGGCGTCGTCGGCTACAATGTGCAGGTCGCGGTCGACACCGTGAACCATCTGATCGTGACGCACGATGTGACGAATATCGGCTCGGATCGCTCACAACTGGCGAACGTGGCGCGGGAAGCCAAGGCCGTTCTGCAAGTCGATAAACTCGAAGCCGTCGCCGACCGCGGCTACTTCAATGGCGAAGAGATCCTGGCCTGCGAGCAGGCAGGCATTTGCGTGACGTTGCCCAAACCGATGACGTCGGGCGCGAAGTCGGAAGGCCGCTTCGGCAAGCAGGACTTCGTCTATGTGCCGGAGGAGGATGTCTATCGTTGCCCCGCCGGCGAGAAGCTCAAATTCCACTATGCCAATGAGGAACACGGGCAGAAGATGCGCCGGTACTGGACGAACGCCTGCAAGACCTGCGCAATCAAGGATCAGTGCACCACAGGCAAAGAACGCCGCATCACGCGATGGGAGCATGAGCACGTTCTCGAAATCGTGCAGCAGCGGCTGGATCAAGATCCCCAGGCCATGCGCCGCCGGCGCGAGACGGTTGAGCATCCCTTCGGCACGCTCAAGATGAGAATGGGCGCGACGCACTTCTTGATGAAGACGCTGCCGAAGGTCGCGAGCGAGATGGCGCTCAGCGTACTCGCCTACAATCTGACGCGGGTCATGAATATCGTCGGTACAAGGGCGTTGCTGGCAGCGATCAGAGCGTGA
- a CDS encoding FUSC family protein → MQRLLEGFHRFREAFPARGDLFHKLAHAQSPHIKRHPSALGCGSPVAKGLSGAAEGRSPAQQSRRTEARWSGLIFAGTTTASALIALLVAFIFNFDQPQWALLTVFIVAQPQSGLVLAKSFYRIIGTSIGACVALLFVALFAQERVPFLGALALWIGLCTFGFEYSRNFTASRNFIAYSFILCGYTAVIVGVPAVLDAGNAFYIATARVTEISLGIIVSATVNHMVPSNSVAASLTQAIADARKGLADYAIALFSASDGAPLRAKLLSQSIAIESLRASAMFEDRDIRDRSNALRLLDAALVRVIGVAQLLARRLDAFGRANASSEAGLNDAIAEATAAIEAWRTFAIDTAAFRQRLLRARARLPIVWQLSQEPSALDEEAIRRVALIARLREFLAALTTYAEAYEAFVSGKKLAPRGIDIAHANDAVAALWIGVRAALAISFVSTFWILSDWPHGSTATTLIAGATARLAVFGPAVPIAVSGTLIYIISAIPAFVLIETLLPLTSGFGFFALIVTPMLFSCALLMAHKKTHLIGFFSAQLFASAGLFQNRMAYDPADLINTSIAAVVASAVAIMLWAIVAPTTTEAARRRFVRAARKVLTRIAKRPRSRLAEFETAMSETLGDLRRHLRPDRPDDITMFEARIALLCVVRELIRVRADRTSSSAATARELEIVKLVGYQRAQWSDRARRTAQQAALRCLTELRENALGTKQAQATAREIVAFTAIRDELERAGALPTGQT, encoded by the coding sequence ATGCAAAGACTGCTCGAAGGATTTCACAGATTTCGGGAAGCCTTTCCTGCGCGAGGCGATCTCTTCCACAAACTGGCTCACGCGCAATCGCCGCACATCAAGCGTCACCCCTCCGCCCTTGGCTGTGGTTCCCCAGTTGCGAAGGGGCTCAGCGGCGCGGCTGAGGGGCGGTCCCCTGCGCAACAGTCCAGGCGAACAGAAGCGCGTTGGTCCGGGCTGATCTTTGCCGGGACGACGACCGCGTCGGCGCTGATCGCCCTGCTCGTGGCCTTCATCTTCAACTTCGATCAGCCGCAATGGGCACTGCTGACCGTCTTCATTGTCGCGCAGCCGCAAAGCGGCCTGGTCTTGGCAAAGAGCTTCTACCGGATCATCGGGACATCGATCGGCGCCTGCGTAGCGCTCCTCTTCGTCGCGCTCTTTGCCCAGGAACGCGTACCGTTCCTCGGCGCGCTCGCCTTGTGGATCGGCCTCTGCACCTTTGGTTTCGAATACTCGAGGAATTTTACCGCCTCAAGGAATTTTATCGCCTATAGCTTCATCCTATGCGGCTACACCGCCGTTATTGTGGGCGTCCCGGCAGTGCTCGATGCCGGGAACGCCTTTTACATCGCCACGGCGCGCGTCACCGAAATTAGCCTCGGCATTATTGTTTCGGCGACGGTCAACCACATGGTGCCGTCGAACTCGGTGGCCGCGTCACTGACGCAGGCAATCGCCGATGCGCGTAAGGGATTGGCTGACTATGCCATTGCGCTTTTCAGCGCCAGCGATGGTGCACCGCTGCGGGCGAAGCTTCTAAGCCAGTCGATAGCGATCGAAAGCCTGCGTGCTTCTGCAATGTTTGAAGACCGGGATATCCGCGACCGGAGCAATGCACTCCGGCTTCTCGACGCGGCCTTGGTTCGTGTCATCGGCGTTGCACAACTTCTCGCCCGGCGGCTCGACGCATTCGGGCGAGCCAACGCGTCGAGCGAAGCAGGGCTTAATGACGCGATTGCCGAAGCCACTGCTGCGATCGAGGCATGGCGCACCTTCGCGATCGACACCGCCGCGTTCCGTCAACGTCTGCTCCGGGCACGAGCGCGCCTCCCAATCGTTTGGCAGCTAAGCCAAGAACCTTCAGCGCTGGACGAGGAGGCGATCCGGCGAGTTGCACTCATCGCGAGGCTGCGCGAGTTCCTTGCGGCCTTGACCACCTATGCCGAGGCATACGAGGCCTTTGTTTCGGGCAAGAAGCTGGCGCCGCGCGGGATCGACATTGCCCATGCCAACGACGCGGTGGCCGCCCTCTGGATAGGAGTGCGCGCCGCACTTGCGATCTCCTTCGTCAGCACTTTCTGGATCCTCAGTGATTGGCCGCACGGGTCGACCGCGACAACTCTCATCGCCGGAGCGACGGCGCGGCTCGCAGTGTTCGGGCCCGCGGTGCCGATTGCGGTCTCCGGCACCTTAATCTACATTATTTCGGCCATCCCCGCCTTCGTGCTTATCGAGACGTTGCTGCCCCTCACCTCGGGGTTCGGATTTTTCGCGCTGATCGTCACGCCGATGCTGTTTTCGTGCGCCCTTCTGATGGCGCACAAGAAGACCCATCTGATCGGCTTCTTTTCGGCACAGTTGTTCGCTTCGGCTGGTTTGTTTCAGAACCGAATGGCCTACGACCCCGCCGACCTGATCAACACTTCCATTGCAGCCGTGGTCGCCTCCGCGGTTGCCATCATGCTGTGGGCCATCGTAGCGCCGACGACGACGGAAGCCGCACGCCGCCGTTTCGTCCGCGCCGCGCGCAAGGTACTGACCAGGATCGCGAAGCGCCCACGTAGCCGGCTCGCGGAATTCGAGACCGCGATGAGCGAGACTCTCGGCGACCTGCGAAGGCATCTCCGCCCCGATCGGCCGGACGATATTACTATGTTCGAGGCCCGCATCGCTCTTCTCTGCGTCGTCCGCGAGCTGATCCGGGTACGCGCCGACCGAACTTCGTCCTCTGCTGCGACCGCCCGCGAGCTCGAGATCGTCAAACTAGTGGGTTATCAGCGAGCGCAGTGGTCCGACCGTGCTCGTCGCACGGCGCAACAAGCAGCCCTGAGGTGCCTTACCGAGCTACGCGAGAACGCGCTCGGCACCAAGCAAGCCCAGGCCACCGCTCGCGAGATCGTCGCCTTCACCGCCATCCGGGACGAACTCGAACGCGCTGGCGCGTTGCCCACGGGTCAAACATGA